The following nucleotide sequence is from Barnesiella viscericola DSM 18177.
TTATTTCTGGGAGAATCAAGAGCGCCGGCTGTACAACATCAGAGAAGATGTGGGCGAACAAAACAACATGGCCGATCAATCGGCCTACGCTCAAACCTTGACCGAGCTGTCGGAAGAACTGACCGACTCGCTCATCGCCTTTGACGCCCAACGGTCCACCCAAAACGGGGAATATGTAGCCTGGCCCAAAGATGCCGTATATGTTGAAACCGTCGAGATTGGCGACCCGGTGACCATTACCGATGCCATCTTCAAGTTCAGTAACGAGAATAACAAATACTACTACTCGATTCAAGACAATCGGGGAGACGACATGGCTGGCCCCTTCTACTGGACTCTGGGCAATCACAACGACTACAAGGCCATTCAGGTAAGCAACGAGAACAAAACGACTGGCGAAGAGAAAAATACCCAACTCTTCTATTTCATGCCGGGAACAGGTGAAAACATGTTCAAAATTTACACCTACGACGGACAAATGGTCGATTATCTCGACGGGCTCACTCTCGACTCCTGGAATGGTGGCAACACGACAACTACAACCGAAACTCATAATTTGCGAACCCGAACTCGTTTGGACCCGTCAAACGCTCTTCATCGACTGGAACAACGACAAGGAATTTGCCGGTGCAGACGAGGTATATGCCACAATGGGCAACGGCAACTCGGACAACAACTTCGGCGACACCAACGGTAGCGCTGCCGAAGGTTGGCAACGGACAATCAGCGTTCCGGCCGGAACCGAAGCCGGCACCTACCGCATGCGTGTCGTTTACATGGCCCCAACCCCTATACCGAAGATTGGCCTTCAAAAGTATTTACCGATTTCTTCGGTGAATTGAGAAACGGTATCGCCTATGATTTCGAGATTCAAATCGCCCAGGCCTCGGCCATCGATGCCGTTACCGAAAGCGCCATCTACTACGATGCTCAGGCTCAGCTTCTCGTGGCTCCCCGCATGAGCGAAGTAGCTGTCTATAACCTGGCCGGACAACTCGTGCTCGATGCACAAGGCGCTGAAATCATCTCGGTAGCCTCGTTGGCACAAGGTATATACATTGCCAAGGTGGGCAACCAGGTAATCAAATTCGTGAAATAACCATTTGCCCCTATATCAGAGAGGCGTACCCCGATAAACGGGATACGCCTCTTTTTTTATTATCAAGAACAAGTCTTATACAAAACTACCCGGTATAGTTGACTGGGACGTCCGAGGAAATCAAGCAAACCGATTGATGATAGAGACAATCTCGCGCACCTCGTCGTCGGTCAGATAGTCCGACATCGGCAGGCTCAACACCTCGTGGGCCAACTGCTCGGCCACGGGCAGAGAGAGGTGGTTGTATTCGCGATAGCACTGCTGCTTGTG
It contains:
- a CDS encoding T9SS type A sorting domain-containing protein yields the protein MRNGIAYDFEIQIAQASAIDAVTESAIYYDAQAQLLVAPRMSEVAVYNLAGQLVLDAQGAEIISVASLAQGIYIAKVGNQVIKFVK
- a CDS encoding sulfatase/phosphatase domain-containing protein yields the protein MSDNGGQAVAPRQGRHNRDQNYPARGGKGSSYMGGVHEPMMVYWPGVTVAGTENHNPVMIEDFFPTILEMAGVTDYETVQTVDGHSFVDVIKNPGIQRDRTTIWHFPNRWGESQDKNEGYGAYSAILKGDYHLIYFWENQERRLYNIREDVGEQNNMADQSAYAQTLTELSEELTDSLIAFDAQRSTQNGEYVAWPKDAVYVETVEIGDPVTITDAIFKFSNENNKYYYSIQDNRGDDMAGPFYWTLGNHNDYKAIQVSNENKTTGEEKNTQLFYFMPGTGENMFKIYTYDGQMVDYLDGLTLDSWNGGNTTTTTETHNLRTRTRLDPSNALHRLEQRQGICRCRRGICHNGQRQLGQQLRRHQR